In one Sander lucioperca isolate FBNREF2018 chromosome 7, SLUC_FBN_1.2, whole genome shotgun sequence genomic region, the following are encoded:
- the aagab gene encoding alpha- and gamma-adaptin-binding protein p34, protein MSTTEEDTEMTIPCALITSCDSGFEEEELIKQILSSKTLPEPIKQEDTVAWYPWTINNKYYTADVRLCVVPSTFQMSLEIAQSMQAFIAYFDSTVKDGLEKLLPWISVVEDLAPEVLILVCDRVCENGVTRHEAQQWCLAHAFELVELNPQELPDEDDDFPESTGVKRIVQALNANVWSSVEMKDGHNQGFGLMSSLVAARHNNPHSCQDPQSSSLPVEGSLVSEETNHTESSANTDTQEDTVVDAMTDLDIQELANLTAGDADVDNFERLFTKLKEMKDKASSLPHDQRKVHAEKVAKAFWMAIGGDEDEIDGLSSGEES, encoded by the exons atgtCAACTACAGAAGAAGACACTGAGATGACTATTCCATGTGCGCTCATCACTAGCTGTGACAGTGGGTTTGAAGAAGAAGAGCTAATAAAAC AGATCCTCAGTTCGAAGACTTTGCCCGAACCGATCAAGCAAGAAGACACAGTAGCCTGGTATCCATGGACCATCAACAACAAATATTATACAGCGGATGTCAGGCTATGTGTTGTACCAAGCACCTTTCAAATGTCATTGGAGATTGCCCAGTCCATGCAGGCTTTCATCGCTTATTTTGACAGTACAGTG AAGGACGGTCTGGAAAAGCTACTTCCTTGgatatcagtggtggaagatcTTGCTCCAGAGGTGCTCATTCTGGTGTGTGACAGAGTCTGTGAAAATG GGGTCACCAGACATGAAGCACAACAGTGGTGTTTGGCTCATGCCTTTGAGCTGGTGGAGCTCAATCCACAGGAGTTGCCAGATGAGGATG ATGACTTTCCAGAATCTACAGGAGTAAAGAGAATTGTCCAGGCTCTCAATGCCAATGTGTGGTCCAGTGTGGAGATGAAGGATG GGCACAATCAGGGCTTTGGTCTGATGAGTAGTTTGGTCGCCGCCAGACACAACAACCCTCACAGCTGTCAAGATCCACAG TCTTCCAGCTTGCCAGTAGAGGGCTCACTTGTTAGTGAGGAAACTAACCATACAGAAAGTAgtgcaaacacagacacacaggaagacACGGTAGTTG ATGCAATGACTGATTTGGACATTCAGGAACTTGCTAATCTCACGGCTGGAGATGCAGATGTGGATAACTTTGAACGTCTCTTTACCAAATTAAAAGAGATGAAAG ACAAAGCTTCTTCATTACCTCATGATCAGAGAAAGGTTCATGCAGAGAAG GTAGCAAAAGCGTTTTGGATGGCCATtggtggtgatgaagatgagATAGACGGGTTATCATCGGGAGAGGAAAGCTAA
- the smad3b gene encoding mothers against decapentaplegic homolog 3b isoform X1 produces MSILPFTPPIVKRLLGWKKGEQNGQEEKWCEKAVKSLVKKLKKTGQLDELEKAITTQNVNTKCITIPRSLDGRLQVSHRKGLPHVIYCRLWRWPDLQSHHELRAVDHCEFAFHTKKDEVCVNPYHYQRVETPILPPVLVPRHTDIPAEFPPLGDYSPSIPDNTNFPAGIEPQSNYIPETPPPGYLSEDGETNDHQLNHSMDTGDSHESSPSLSPNAVSPTNSNLDLQPVTYCESAFWCSISYYELNQRVGETFHASQPSLTVDGFTDPSNSERFCLGLLSNVNRNSAVELTRRHIGRGVRLYYIGGEVFAECLSDSAIFVQSPNCNQRYGWHPATVCKIPPGCNLKIFNNQEFAALLAQSVNQGFEAVYQLTRMCTIRMSFVKGWGAEYRRQTVTSTPCWIELHLNGPLQWLDKVLTQMGSPSIHCSSVS; encoded by the exons ATGTCTATATTACCGTTCACTCCTCCAATCGTGAAGAGGCTTCTTGGCTGGAAGAAGGGAGAGCAGAACGGACAAGAGGAGAAATGGTGCGAAAAGGCTGTCAAAAGTCTtgtgaaaaagttgaaaaagacGGGGCAGTTGGACGAGTTGGAAAAAGCCATCACAACACAGAATGTCAACACGAAATGCATAACCATACCCAG ATCTTTAGATGGGCGTCTCCAGGTCTCCCACAGAAAAGGTCTTCCTCATGTGATCTACTGTCGCTTGTGGCGGTGGCCAGACCTGCAGTCCCACCATGAGCTGAGGGCTGTCGACCATTGTGAATTTGCCTTTCACACCAAGAAGGATGAAGTCTGCGTCAACCCCTACCACTACCAGAGGGTGGAGACACCAA TTTTGCCTCCTGTCCTAGTACCACGACATACAGATATCCCCGCAGAGTTTCCACCGTTGGGTGACTACAGCCCATCCATCCCTGATAACACAAACTTTCCTGCTGGCATTGAGCCCCAAAGTAACTATATTCCTG AAACTCCCCCACCGGGGTATCTCAGTGAGGATGGTGAGACAAATGATCACCAGCTCAACCACAGCATGGACACAGGTGACTCACATGAAA GTTCACCCAGCCTGTCGCCCAATGCTGTGTCACCCACAAACAGTAATCTTG ACTTACAACCTGTGACATACTGCGAGTCTGCCTTCTGGTGCTCTATCTCCTACTATGAGCTGAACCAACGTGTAGGAGAGACTTTCCACGCCTCCCAACCCTCCCTCACAGTAGATGGATTCACAGACCCATCCAACTCTGAACGCTTCTGTCTAGGCTTGCTGTCCAACGTCAACCGCAACTCAGCAGTAGAGCTCACACGCAGACACATAG GACGGGGCGTAAGGTTGTACTACATTGGTGGAGAAGTGTTTGCAGAGTGTCTCAGTGACAGTGCCATCTTTGTCCAGAGTCCCAACTGCAACCAGCGCTATGGCTGGCACCCTGCCACTGTCTGCAAAATACCTCCAG gctGCAACCTGAAGATCTTCAACAACCAggagtttgctgctctgctcgCCCAGTCAGTCAACCAGGGCTTTGAGGCCGTCTACCAACTCACCAGGATGTGCACCATTCGCATGAGTTTTGTCAAGGGTTGGGGAGCTGAGTACag ACGCCAGACAGTAACCAGTACCCCCTGCTGGATAGAACTGCATCTCAATGGCCCTTTGCAGTGGCTGGACAAGGTCCTCACACAGATGGGCTCTCCCAGCATCCACTGCTCCAGTGTGTCATAG
- the smad3b gene encoding mothers against decapentaplegic homolog 3b isoform X2 codes for MSILPFTPPIVKRLLGWKKGEQNGQEEKWCEKAVKSLVKKLKKTGQLDELEKAITTQNVNTKCITIPRSLDGRLQVSHRKGLPHVIYCRLWRWPDLQSHHELRAVDHCEFAFHTKKDEVCVNPYHYQRVETPILPPVLVPRHTDIPAEFPPLGDYSPSIPDNTNFPAGIEPQSNYIPETPPPGYLSEDGETNDHQLNHSMDTGSPSLSPNAVSPTNSNLDLQPVTYCESAFWCSISYYELNQRVGETFHASQPSLTVDGFTDPSNSERFCLGLLSNVNRNSAVELTRRHIGRGVRLYYIGGEVFAECLSDSAIFVQSPNCNQRYGWHPATVCKIPPGCNLKIFNNQEFAALLAQSVNQGFEAVYQLTRMCTIRMSFVKGWGAEYRRQTVTSTPCWIELHLNGPLQWLDKVLTQMGSPSIHCSSVS; via the exons ATGTCTATATTACCGTTCACTCCTCCAATCGTGAAGAGGCTTCTTGGCTGGAAGAAGGGAGAGCAGAACGGACAAGAGGAGAAATGGTGCGAAAAGGCTGTCAAAAGTCTtgtgaaaaagttgaaaaagacGGGGCAGTTGGACGAGTTGGAAAAAGCCATCACAACACAGAATGTCAACACGAAATGCATAACCATACCCAG ATCTTTAGATGGGCGTCTCCAGGTCTCCCACAGAAAAGGTCTTCCTCATGTGATCTACTGTCGCTTGTGGCGGTGGCCAGACCTGCAGTCCCACCATGAGCTGAGGGCTGTCGACCATTGTGAATTTGCCTTTCACACCAAGAAGGATGAAGTCTGCGTCAACCCCTACCACTACCAGAGGGTGGAGACACCAA TTTTGCCTCCTGTCCTAGTACCACGACATACAGATATCCCCGCAGAGTTTCCACCGTTGGGTGACTACAGCCCATCCATCCCTGATAACACAAACTTTCCTGCTGGCATTGAGCCCCAAAGTAACTATATTCCTG AAACTCCCCCACCGGGGTATCTCAGTGAGGATGGTGAGACAAATGATCACCAGCTCAACCACAGCATGGACACAG GTTCACCCAGCCTGTCGCCCAATGCTGTGTCACCCACAAACAGTAATCTTG ACTTACAACCTGTGACATACTGCGAGTCTGCCTTCTGGTGCTCTATCTCCTACTATGAGCTGAACCAACGTGTAGGAGAGACTTTCCACGCCTCCCAACCCTCCCTCACAGTAGATGGATTCACAGACCCATCCAACTCTGAACGCTTCTGTCTAGGCTTGCTGTCCAACGTCAACCGCAACTCAGCAGTAGAGCTCACACGCAGACACATAG GACGGGGCGTAAGGTTGTACTACATTGGTGGAGAAGTGTTTGCAGAGTGTCTCAGTGACAGTGCCATCTTTGTCCAGAGTCCCAACTGCAACCAGCGCTATGGCTGGCACCCTGCCACTGTCTGCAAAATACCTCCAG gctGCAACCTGAAGATCTTCAACAACCAggagtttgctgctctgctcgCCCAGTCAGTCAACCAGGGCTTTGAGGCCGTCTACCAACTCACCAGGATGTGCACCATTCGCATGAGTTTTGTCAAGGGTTGGGGAGCTGAGTACag ACGCCAGACAGTAACCAGTACCCCCTGCTGGATAGAACTGCATCTCAATGGCCCTTTGCAGTGGCTGGACAAGGTCCTCACACAGATGGGCTCTCCCAGCATCCACTGCTCCAGTGTGTCATAG